Proteins from a genomic interval of Sphingobacterium lactis:
- a CDS encoding SRPBCC family protein, whose translation MTKKRIQIDTSINAPVTQVWDAYNTPEDIKMWNHASDDWECPSSENDLRVGGKFKNKMAAKDGSFSFDFEGTYTEVTPNKSISYVLGDERQADITFQEEAGKTNMNIVFDADDTHDAEMQRSGWQSILDNFRKHVESK comes from the coding sequence ATGACAAAGAAAAGAATTCAGATCGACACCTCGATCAATGCTCCCGTAACGCAAGTTTGGGATGCCTACAATACCCCTGAAGATATTAAAATGTGGAACCATGCTTCCGATGATTGGGAATGTCCATCCTCAGAAAATGATCTCCGTGTTGGCGGGAAATTCAAGAATAAGATGGCTGCCAAAGACGGGAGTTTCTCCTTTGATTTCGAAGGTACCTATACGGAAGTAACGCCAAATAAAAGCATCTCGTATGTATTGGGAGATGAACGTCAGGCGGATATAACTTTTCAGGAAGAGGCCGGTAAAACCAACATGAACATTGTTTTTGACGCGGATGATACTCATGACGCTGAAATGCAACGCTCCGGATGGCAATCCATTCTGGACAATTTCCGCAAACATGTAGAATCCAAATAA
- a CDS encoding VOC family protein, which yields MEEKKYKVGQIVWADLTTNQAGTLKEFYKAVLGWQEYPVAMKDEDGGYDDYAMLMDDQSPAGGICNSRGQNANLPATWIPYIYVEDVEGSLAKSLDLGGKLIHESKKKDGTYNYVIVQDPAGAVFGFGKMQ from the coding sequence ATGGAGGAGAAAAAATACAAAGTCGGCCAGATTGTATGGGCCGACCTAACCACCAACCAGGCAGGGACCTTAAAGGAATTCTATAAAGCAGTTCTCGGCTGGCAGGAATATCCTGTTGCCATGAAAGATGAAGACGGCGGATACGATGATTATGCCATGCTGATGGATGACCAAAGTCCTGCCGGCGGTATTTGCAACAGCAGAGGCCAAAATGCTAACCTACCGGCCACCTGGATTCCCTACATCTATGTGGAAGATGTGGAGGGAAGCTTGGCGAAAAGCTTGGACCTCGGCGGAAAATTAATTCACGAAAGCAAGAAGAAGGATGGCACCTACAATTATGTAATCGTTCAGGACCCTGCTGGCGCAGTCTTCGGCTTTGGAAAAATGCAATAA
- a CDS encoding SRPBCC family protein, translating into MKTIYFTENIQASPAKVHEVMLDQEHYQEWTKPFSPTSNFSGSWEEGSKIFFTSQYEDGALGGLVSRIETNIPGDIVIIRHMGIVSKEGELYDGPMVDAWRNALEVYRFKAVDDGTQITCSVEIGDEEEAGMFDESWPAALRKLKEICEN; encoded by the coding sequence ATGAAAACAATCTATTTTACAGAAAACATTCAGGCCAGTCCGGCGAAAGTTCATGAGGTCATGCTCGATCAAGAACATTATCAGGAATGGACAAAACCGTTCAGTCCTACCTCCAACTTCAGTGGTTCATGGGAAGAAGGGTCCAAAATCTTCTTCACCTCCCAGTATGAAGATGGCGCATTGGGCGGATTGGTTTCCCGTATTGAAACCAATATTCCCGGGGATATCGTTATCATCCGGCACATGGGGATTGTCAGCAAGGAAGGAGAGCTCTATGACGGCCCGATGGTCGATGCTTGGCGCAATGCCTTGGAGGTCTACCGTTTCAAAGCTGTGGATGACGGTACGCAGATTACCTGTTCGGTCGAAATCGGCGACGAGGAAGAAGCTGGTATGTTCGATGAATCCTGGCCCGCTGCGCTACGAAAATTAAAGGAAATCTGTGAAAACTGA
- a CDS encoding DUF1801 domain-containing protein, which yields MGKVKTTFTKEDVAAFIENAGTEKKRNDSLVLLQLMEAATGEKAEMFGPTIVGFGKYHYKYPTGHEGVAPLVGFSPRKAAFSLYVFTGADEHRHLLEGLGKYKMGKACIYVNKLSDINLDVLQNLMKESIAFISDKYIRL from the coding sequence ATGGGTAAGGTAAAAACGACATTCACCAAGGAGGATGTAGCCGCATTTATTGAAAATGCAGGAACGGAAAAGAAAAGGAATGACTCGCTGGTCCTATTGCAGTTAATGGAAGCTGCTACCGGCGAAAAGGCAGAGATGTTCGGCCCTACCATCGTTGGCTTCGGGAAATACCATTACAAGTATCCAACCGGACACGAAGGAGTCGCTCCATTGGTAGGATTCTCTCCGCGAAAAGCCGCCTTCTCTCTCTATGTATTTACAGGAGCGGATGAACACAGGCACCTGTTGGAAGGCTTGGGAAAATATAAAATGGGAAAAGCCTGTATCTATGTCAATAAATTATCCGATATTAACCTTGATGTTCTACAGAACCTCATGAAGGAATCAATCGCCTTTATATCCGACAAATACATTCGATTATAG
- a CDS encoding DUF6157 family protein produces MKQHSTNYFNTLITIAEDSKTLKAEIPPVKLDKLTVANRQFDLLNANPGQVKSDDLLFQLYADKNEIPEGDREQAREAFFSKGQPCLRTSPLAKSYGWGILYDEAGNIRLIDAASEEYENLLQDNRIKKVPAMRSTKK; encoded by the coding sequence ATGAAACAGCACAGCACAAATTATTTTAACACGCTAATCACCATTGCCGAGGACAGTAAGACCCTTAAAGCTGAAATTCCCCCGGTGAAGCTTGATAAACTAACGGTTGCCAATCGACAATTTGACCTCTTAAATGCCAACCCCGGCCAGGTAAAATCCGATGATTTGCTGTTTCAACTCTACGCTGATAAAAACGAGATCCCCGAAGGCGATCGCGAACAGGCTCGGGAAGCATTCTTCTCCAAGGGCCAGCCCTGTCTCCGTACTTCCCCCCTCGCCAAGTCCTATGGCTGGGGAATATTATATGACGAAGCAGGCAATATCCGCCTGATCGATGCAGCATCCGAGGAATATGAAAACCTGCTGCAGGACAACCGGATAAAGAAAGTACCAGCCATGCGGAGTACGAAAAAATAG
- a CDS encoding SRPBCC family protein: MESTEKFRHEINGKEVRIERQFDTDVATAWRAFTDAKILDQWWAPKPWKCVTKSQEFKENGRWTYAMQGPEGEEHWSFMDYKTIVPQEFYIGEDGFSDKDGNVQEGLPRSTWKVDFRSQDKGTLVTSTCTFEKEEDLQQLLDMGFLQGYEMGLQNLEDLLPQLR; encoded by the coding sequence ATGGAAAGCACAGAAAAATTCAGACACGAAATAAACGGCAAAGAGGTTCGCATTGAGCGGCAATTTGATACAGATGTTGCTACAGCATGGCGGGCATTTACGGATGCAAAAATTTTAGATCAATGGTGGGCACCAAAGCCATGGAAGTGTGTCACCAAATCCCAGGAATTCAAGGAAAACGGCCGTTGGACCTATGCGATGCAGGGTCCCGAAGGCGAAGAGCATTGGTCCTTTATGGATTACAAGACCATTGTGCCCCAGGAATTCTATATCGGCGAAGATGGGTTCAGTGACAAGGACGGAAATGTCCAGGAAGGTCTCCCTAGATCGACGTGGAAAGTGGATTTCCGAAGCCAGGACAAAGGCACCTTAGTAACATCGACGTGTACCTTCGAAAAAGAGGAAGACCTGCAGCAATTGCTGGACATGGGATTTCTTCAGGGCTATGAAATGGGCCTACAGAATTTGGAGGACCTATTGCCACAACTGCGTTAG
- a CDS encoding VOC family protein, with product MARVHAYLNFNGDCRQAFEFYETVFKTENLGTHTYGDMPADPNFPLAEDAKDKVMHTAIHINPETMLMGADVLPGFGQPLSQGNGTYIMLDTKDIAEAEELFQALSKDAKVIEMQLEETFFAERFASLQDKFGVYWMIHFEGNKKMS from the coding sequence ATGGCTAGAGTACATGCGTATTTAAACTTCAATGGCGATTGCAGACAAGCATTCGAATTTTATGAGACAGTTTTTAAAACTGAAAATTTAGGCACTCACACCTATGGAGATATGCCCGCAGATCCAAATTTCCCCCTAGCGGAGGATGCTAAGGATAAGGTAATGCACACAGCGATCCACATCAATCCGGAGACCATGTTGATGGGTGCTGATGTCCTTCCAGGATTCGGACAACCTTTATCCCAAGGAAATGGTACCTACATCATGCTGGATACGAAGGATATTGCTGAAGCTGAAGAATTATTCCAAGCGCTTTCAAAAGATGCAAAGGTTATCGAAATGCAGTTGGAAGAAACGTTCTTCGCAGAACGATTCGCTTCATTACAGGATAAATTTGGTGTTTATTGGATGATCCATTTCGAAGGTAACAAAAAAATGAGCTAA
- a CDS encoding VOC family protein, producing the protein MENKIIPALWFDNNAKEALDFYCDILPDSSITKDNGVAVEASLIGVNFIGINGGNAFKPNPSISFMIVFENRDALDLTWNGFLEEGKVLMPLQEYPFSAHYGWIADKFGVSWQLYLGKLSDVNEQAIIPTLMFAHTQQGNCERALAFYADLFKNFHAQGAVHYPDGPMKGQVMHAQFQANNTTMAAMDSGVDMDFTFTEGVSLTILCKDQAEIDYYWDKIIRTGSESQCGWCKDEFGVSWQVVPNNIAKLLQHNKNAEKALMGMKKIVISELENA; encoded by the coding sequence ATGGAAAATAAGATCATTCCCGCGCTATGGTTCGACAACAATGCAAAAGAAGCATTGGATTTTTACTGTGATATTTTACCGGATAGCTCCATTACCAAAGATAATGGGGTTGCCGTTGAGGCATCCCTAATAGGTGTCAATTTCATTGGCATAAACGGTGGCAATGCGTTCAAACCAAATCCGTCCATTTCGTTTATGATCGTCTTCGAGAATAGGGATGCATTAGACCTGACCTGGAACGGTTTCTTAGAGGAAGGGAAAGTCCTGATGCCCCTGCAGGAATATCCTTTTTCCGCACATTACGGTTGGATAGCCGATAAATTTGGGGTGAGTTGGCAATTGTATCTGGGAAAACTAAGCGATGTCAATGAACAAGCTATCATTCCAACGTTGATGTTCGCCCATACGCAACAGGGGAATTGCGAACGGGCGTTGGCATTTTACGCCGATCTGTTTAAGAATTTCCATGCACAAGGCGCGGTTCACTATCCGGACGGCCCGATGAAGGGACAGGTTATGCATGCACAGTTCCAAGCCAATAACACCACCATGGCCGCAATGGACTCAGGGGTAGATATGGATTTTACCTTTACAGAAGGGGTTTCATTGACCATATTATGTAAGGACCAAGCAGAAATAGATTATTATTGGGACAAAATCATCCGTACCGGATCAGAGAGCCAGTGCGGTTGGTGTAAGGACGAATTCGGTGTTAGCTGGCAAGTGGTACCCAATAATATAGCTAAGTTGCTTCAGCATAATAAAAATGCGGAAAAGGCCCTGATGGGAATGAAAAAAATAGTTATTTCCGAATTGGAAAATGCCTAA
- a CDS encoding DUF1697 domain-containing protein → METYLIFLRGVNVSGKNIIKMADLKEKLSESYSEVRTYIQSGNIVLETDETRPALQSAVHRLIKNAFGHDVDVFVFQPRSLEVVLNGNPFSSDLPGNKTFVTFLDGDPRADQIKAFKEIDLAPEEYVLDGRTLYFHLPEGMANAKLTTNFIEKNCRSERPGETSIPYKKCYLWSRNNT, encoded by the coding sequence ATGGAAACCTATCTTATTTTTTTACGCGGGGTGAATGTTTCGGGAAAGAACATCATCAAAATGGCTGATCTGAAAGAGAAGTTGAGTGAATCCTATTCGGAGGTCCGCACGTATATCCAGAGTGGCAACATCGTGCTGGAGACCGATGAAACGAGACCCGCCCTTCAGTCAGCTGTTCACAGGTTGATTAAGAATGCATTCGGTCATGACGTCGATGTCTTTGTATTTCAGCCCAGATCGCTGGAAGTAGTGCTTAATGGAAACCCTTTTTCTTCGGATCTCCCTGGCAATAAAACTTTTGTGACCTTTTTGGATGGAGATCCAAGAGCAGACCAAATCAAGGCATTCAAGGAAATTGATCTTGCACCGGAGGAATATGTACTGGATGGCCGTACTTTATATTTTCATTTGCCCGAAGGCATGGCGAATGCCAAGTTGACCACCAATTTCATTGAAAAAAACTGCAGGTCCGAGCGACCGGGAGAAACCTCAATACCTTACAAAAAATGTTATCTTTGGTCAAGAAATAATACATAA
- a CDS encoding SRPBCC family protein has protein sequence MRTLKYLLFTILGIIVLVLIAAAVLPNDFEAGSKIVINKPKKEVFDYVKLLRNQGNYDNWSRQDPQIQREYTGTDGQPGFTYTWKSDKVGDGKQVITEVDSSAGRIDMYIFFNGSEDASPSFMEVLPLSDSSSQVIWKVEGKMPYPFNLMSLFYDMNADFDAGLAHLKDILEK, from the coding sequence ATGAGAACCCTAAAATACCTTCTATTTACCATTCTGGGCATCATTGTGCTCGTATTAATTGCGGCTGCAGTATTACCGAACGATTTTGAAGCTGGCAGTAAAATCGTAATCAATAAACCCAAAAAGGAAGTTTTTGACTATGTCAAACTCCTGAGGAACCAAGGCAATTACGACAACTGGTCCCGCCAGGATCCGCAGATCCAACGTGAGTACACCGGTACAGATGGTCAACCTGGCTTTACCTACACCTGGAAGAGCGACAAGGTTGGCGATGGCAAGCAAGTCATTACCGAGGTAGACTCCAGTGCAGGAAGAATTGATATGTATATTTTCTTCAATGGTTCCGAGGATGCGAGTCCCTCATTCATGGAGGTACTGCCCCTTTCAGATAGCAGCAGCCAAGTCATTTGGAAAGTGGAAGGAAAAATGCCCTACCCATTCAATCTGATGTCTTTATTCTATGATATGAACGCTGATTTTGATGCTGGATTGGCCCATTTGAAAGATATACTAGAAAAATAA
- a CDS encoding nuclear transport factor 2 family protein, producing the protein MKLVIPSDCDNAPKRRIIRDLNIAFAKGDVDALKANFHNDITWEMIGDRVLTGIQEVTDFLISIKENKATALELKQILTHGKHAAASGILTFTKGKVYFHDFYEFSSAGSSLIRKISSMARDVK; encoded by the coding sequence ATGAAACTCGTCATACCCTCCGACTGTGACAATGCCCCTAAGCGTAGAATAATCCGGGATTTGAACATCGCTTTTGCAAAAGGAGATGTGGATGCGCTTAAAGCAAACTTCCATAACGACATCACCTGGGAAATGATTGGTGATCGGGTACTAACAGGAATTCAAGAAGTTACAGATTTCCTCATCTCCATAAAGGAAAACAAAGCCACTGCGCTGGAATTAAAACAAATCCTGACCCATGGAAAACATGCGGCAGCCAGTGGAATCCTGACCTTCACCAAGGGCAAAGTATATTTCCATGACTTTTACGAATTCAGTTCTGCAGGATCGAGCCTCATCAGAAAGATAAGCAGCATGGCTAGGGATGTGAAATAA
- a CDS encoding serine hydrolase domain-containing protein, with protein MKKLLILICFVLFSMLHLYAQESDLSKLDEVVDQYYPDSQAPGIILQISKYGMGTGYAKGRGIANLETGEQIDSLTNFRLASVSKQFTALAVFLLEANGQLKLTDKIRKYLPTLPEETASVEVQHLLNHSSGLVDYENYIPENQKEQLSDRSVLELISRIDSVYFPAGRQFRYSNTGYCLLALLVEQVSGKSYADFMRDEVFRELDMKHSQIMVPGAQVRNRAYGYHLENGKFTFADQSITSATKGDGGVYTSAYDYARGSTSLIYALQLAEGLVTEYPNLFMEVKPGIRYGFGFFFGKDQHGDQVLFHSGESTGFHNVVLNFPNKKLTISAFSNRDDLQIAPFFQDVLQILEVDIQGIGTNDLFTWLSNVYAHRIH; from the coding sequence ATGAAAAAATTACTAATCTTGATCTGTTTTGTCTTGTTTTCCATGCTACATCTGTATGCGCAGGAATCTGATTTATCCAAGTTGGATGAGGTAGTTGACCAATATTATCCGGATTCCCAAGCTCCCGGAATTATACTTCAGATCAGTAAATATGGAATGGGTACTGGATATGCAAAGGGCAGGGGAATAGCTAACCTGGAAACGGGAGAGCAGATCGATAGCCTCACCAATTTTAGGTTGGCGTCTGTCAGTAAGCAGTTCACAGCCTTGGCCGTCTTCCTATTGGAGGCTAATGGACAATTGAAATTAACCGATAAAATCAGAAAATACCTTCCAACGCTGCCCGAAGAAACGGCAAGTGTAGAGGTACAGCACCTTTTGAACCACAGTTCAGGACTGGTGGATTATGAAAACTATATTCCCGAAAACCAAAAGGAACAGTTAAGTGACCGATCCGTGCTGGAATTGATCAGCCGCATCGATTCTGTCTATTTCCCTGCGGGCCGCCAATTTCGCTATAGCAATACGGGCTATTGCCTATTGGCGTTGCTGGTGGAACAGGTTTCTGGTAAGTCCTATGCTGACTTTATGCGGGATGAGGTATTTCGGGAGTTGGACATGAAACACAGTCAAATTATGGTTCCCGGGGCACAGGTCCGAAATCGGGCGTATGGCTATCATTTAGAAAATGGGAAATTTACTTTTGCCGATCAAAGTATTACCAGCGCAACCAAGGGCGATGGGGGAGTCTATACCTCAGCATATGATTATGCCCGCGGTTCGACATCCTTGATTTATGCCCTGCAATTAGCTGAAGGTTTGGTGACGGAATACCCCAATTTATTTATGGAAGTCAAGCCCGGAATACGGTATGGTTTCGGATTCTTTTTTGGAAAGGACCAACACGGCGATCAGGTCCTGTTCCATTCCGGTGAAAGTACAGGTTTCCATAATGTGGTGTTGAACTTCCCGAACAAGAAATTGACCATTTCAGCATTTTCCAATCGGGACGACCTTCAGATAGCTCCATTCTTTCAGGATGTACTCCAAATATTGGAGGTTGATATACAGGGTATTGGAACAAATGACCTATTTACATGGTTGAGCAATGTCTATGCCCATCGGATTCATTAG